A stretch of the Haloarcula ordinaria genome encodes the following:
- a CDS encoding zinc ribbon domain-containing protein, which produces MSDAHDGDEVECPICGGTFDPAAAGGWCTNPDCGEWQYDGDVSAEGTDGDADEDASVAAATVTDDSSVEESDADDAGAESDPHPATDPFEGANSTFEGGDSETDTEPDDDADVDNDSHMDTESVPDVDPDVTADADVDGDETDTTESEPEADGSTEADSEPEPDPPDTDAEPVEETEEAEVSVPATIECPDCGTELAADANFCIECGADVQAVDPGDDLTECPSCGTELSGDENFCANCGEDLDAHRGQGDGEADDTAAEDAVDALAAQSDEGAEAVPESLVLSVLGTDIEVADGDRVGREVRAALTDAGRTEDEAVRVHREHVRFIREADGFYLVDLGDNPTKLNGRALTKGDREPVGPGDEVDLSGVATLTIEAP; this is translated from the coding sequence ATGTCCGACGCACACGACGGAGACGAGGTCGAGTGCCCCATCTGCGGCGGGACCTTCGACCCCGCGGCTGCCGGAGGCTGGTGTACGAACCCCGACTGCGGCGAGTGGCAGTACGACGGGGACGTCTCGGCGGAGGGAACCGACGGCGACGCTGACGAGGACGCTTCGGTGGCTGCGGCTACCGTCACCGACGACTCGTCGGTCGAGGAGTCCGACGCCGACGACGCTGGGGCCGAATCGGACCCGCATCCGGCGACCGACCCGTTCGAAGGCGCGAACAGTACTTTCGAGGGTGGGGATTCCGAGACGGACACAGAACCGGACGACGACGCCGACGTGGACAACGACTCCCACATGGACACCGAATCCGTTCCTGACGTGGACCCGGACGTCACTGCGGACGCTGATGTCGACGGCGACGAGACCGACACGACCGAGTCGGAACCCGAAGCTGACGGGAGCACCGAAGCAGACTCCGAACCCGAGCCCGACCCCCCGGACACCGACGCAGAACCGGTCGAGGAAACCGAGGAAGCCGAGGTGTCGGTCCCGGCGACCATCGAGTGTCCGGACTGTGGGACCGAACTGGCTGCCGACGCGAACTTCTGCATCGAGTGTGGGGCCGACGTACAAGCCGTCGACCCCGGCGACGACCTCACCGAGTGCCCCTCGTGTGGGACCGAGCTCTCCGGCGACGAGAACTTCTGTGCGAACTGCGGGGAGGACTTAGACGCTCACCGCGGCCAGGGCGACGGCGAGGCGGACGACACGGCAGCGGAGGACGCCGTCGACGCCCTGGCCGCGCAGTCCGACGAGGGTGCAGAGGCCGTGCCGGAGTCACTGGTGCTCTCGGTGCTCGGCACCGATATCGAGGTCGCGGACGGCGACCGCGTCGGCCGCGAGGTCCGGGCGGCGCTGACCGACGCCGGTCGCACCGAGGACGAGGCGGTCCGCGTCCACCGCGAACACGTGCGGTTCATCCGCGAGGCAGACGGGTTCTACCTCGTCGACCTGGGCGACAACCCGACGAAACTCAACGGCCGTGCGCTGACGAAGGGTGACCGCGAACCCGTCGGCCCCGGCGACGAGGTGGATCTCTCCGGCGTCGCGACGCTCACCATCGAAGCGCCGTGA
- a CDS encoding zinc ribbon domain-containing protein produces MWGGSLTAAFRDSVRLLASERRLVAGGLFAYLGYGLWVVVTGRLLQSSLPALDTATVVSLATVQLDSLSLVAVLLWVAVPALVATALLDRSLKNSRGNLESRYRFDHPSALLAPSGLAVLTLVGLTVATGPSPSLLALTAVASAHLFVRTLAYGYRVYTFSVTVLFSVLTVLALSGLAVAWLLHAPTLGALNGTLGTQLAAAGVSSVAGTFVTASGTDAGTLLSLTVLVPAVLSAAYLVPQSILGLAVSLRAPLENPQPRPGQRYPGNTRSVTGHSGDAPDPAATNGSGDTADAASEDPAGSTTDEGENEAEIQDTTERPGTRVFTPDDPIPESDEDDEWYDDTAVFTEDAASAGTPDQCPACRTDLPTETTVSFCPNCGERLD; encoded by the coding sequence ATGTGGGGTGGTTCCCTGACCGCTGCGTTCCGTGACTCCGTCCGCCTGCTCGCCAGCGAGCGGCGGCTCGTCGCCGGCGGTCTCTTCGCCTATCTCGGCTACGGACTCTGGGTGGTGGTGACCGGACGACTCCTCCAGTCGAGTCTCCCGGCGCTCGATACGGCCACCGTCGTCTCGCTGGCCACTGTCCAGCTGGACTCGCTGTCCCTGGTCGCCGTGCTCCTCTGGGTCGCCGTCCCGGCCCTCGTCGCGACGGCGCTGCTGGACCGCTCCCTCAAGAACTCCCGCGGGAACCTCGAGTCCCGATACCGGTTCGACCACCCGAGCGCACTGCTCGCGCCGTCCGGACTCGCCGTGCTCACGCTCGTGGGGCTGACGGTCGCGACGGGGCCCTCGCCCTCGCTGCTCGCCCTGACTGCGGTCGCCTCGGCCCACCTCTTCGTCCGGACGCTCGCCTACGGCTACCGGGTCTACACGTTCTCCGTCACGGTGCTGTTCTCGGTTCTGACCGTTCTGGCCCTGTCCGGCCTCGCGGTGGCCTGGCTGCTCCACGCACCAACGCTGGGAGCGCTGAATGGGACGCTCGGGACCCAGCTCGCTGCCGCGGGCGTCAGTTCCGTCGCCGGGACATTCGTTACCGCGAGCGGGACCGACGCCGGGACTCTCCTCTCGCTGACCGTGCTCGTCCCCGCGGTGCTCTCGGCGGCGTATCTCGTCCCGCAGTCGATTCTCGGCCTGGCCGTCTCACTGCGCGCACCGCTGGAGAACCCACAGCCACGCCCTGGGCAGCGTTACCCGGGGAACACACGGAGTGTGACCGGTCACTCGGGCGACGCGCCGGATCCAGCCGCGACGAACGGGTCGGGTGACACAGCCGACGCAGCGTCCGAAGACCCAGCGGGGTCGACCACTGACGAGGGCGAAAACGAAGCCGAAATCCAGGACACCACCGAACGCCCTGGAACGCGGGTGTTCACGCCCGACGACCCCATCCCCGAATCCGACGAAGACGACGAGTGGTACGACGACACCGCAGTGTTCACCGAGGACGCCGCGAGCGCGGGGACGCCCGACCAGTGTCCGGCCTGTCGTACCGACCTCCCCACCGAGACGACCGTGAGCTTCTGCCCGAACTGCGGTGAGCGCCTCGATTAG
- a CDS encoding archease: MPFDLREHTADVAVEATGASLGETFAAVADGLAAAMCEDVPTTGDRFPVTLAAESGEALLFDYLDQLIYERDVRSVLPVDNEATVSADGDEWRLEASARGVPLSDIVAREIKAVTYSEMALEAVDDGWRAYVVFDV, encoded by the coding sequence ATGCCATTCGACCTCCGGGAGCACACCGCCGACGTCGCCGTGGAAGCCACCGGTGCGAGCCTCGGCGAGACGTTCGCCGCGGTGGCCGACGGCCTCGCGGCCGCGATGTGCGAGGACGTCCCGACGACGGGCGACCGCTTCCCGGTGACGCTCGCCGCGGAGTCCGGCGAGGCGCTTCTCTTCGACTATCTCGACCAGCTGATATACGAACGCGACGTGCGGTCGGTGCTCCCCGTCGACAACGAGGCGACAGTCAGCGCCGACGGCGACGAGTGGCGGCTCGAGGCGAGTGCACGCGGCGTCCCGCTGTCCGACATCGTCGCTCGCGAGATAAAGGCGGTGACCTACTCTGAGATGGCACTGGAGGCGGTCGACGACGGCTGGCGCGCCTACGTCGTCTTCGACGTCTAA
- a CDS encoding Hsp20/alpha crystallin family protein, with protein MTTHHPRKGVELYREDDAYVVLFDLPDHDPADIEVSWHDSRLHVEAVENRDGSRHSVFHRSIGLPKAIVEGNISAVYDDGVLTVTAPVSESGPDRHTVNVQY; from the coding sequence ATGACGACACACCATCCCCGGAAGGGCGTGGAGCTCTACCGCGAAGACGACGCCTACGTCGTACTGTTCGACCTGCCCGACCACGACCCGGCCGACATCGAGGTCAGCTGGCACGACAGCCGGCTCCACGTGGAGGCCGTCGAGAACCGCGACGGCAGTCGGCACAGCGTGTTCCACCGCAGTATCGGCCTCCCGAAGGCCATCGTGGAGGGGAACATCTCGGCGGTGTACGACGACGGCGTGCTGACGGTGACGGCCCCGGTGAGCGAGTCGGGCCCGGACCGCCACACCGTCAACGTCCAGTACTGA
- a CDS encoding b(o/a)3-type cytochrome-c oxidase subunit 1, whose protein sequence is MVFVDEYPKTSKLIRSQFIVSFVALALGALFGIVQALHRTGTLRIISSADYYTILTGHGVLLALVFTTFFIAGLFAWAVSNSLERELPQRVSWSAFWLMLFGTVLAAVAIIGGLIGAPSILGHDLKADVLFTFYAPMKAHPAFYVGAALIIVGSWLAGYAYFKSLWNWRSENPDERIPLKTFMVVTTMLMWYISTIGVAVEVVALLIPWSLGLISSVDPLLTRTLFWYFGHPVVYFWLMPAYLVWYTILPKLAGGRLFSDPLARVVFVLFLLLSTPVGFHHQYVDPGIPEGFKFIAMTNTMFLLLPSLLTAFTVVASLEHGARQNGGKGYFSWLRNLPWGEPAFAGCALAGLMFAAGGFSGMINAGMNINYLIHNTLWVPGHFHLTVGTAFALTAMAISYWLVPQITGKKLQRRSLAVVQPYVWFIGMALMSNAMHRAGLAGIPRRTAEPMYSEFSFEGVAGTVGEMRLQIAIGGTLLFVGAALFLVVMAETWLAHRGGRLQVNSVFPDPLSGPEHSPRILDNYKLWTAIALVLIVIAYGPPLAAMLADGIAVPGSPPIPV, encoded by the coding sequence ATGGTTTTCGTCGACGAGTACCCCAAGACCTCGAAACTCATCCGCAGTCAGTTCATCGTCTCGTTCGTCGCCCTGGCGCTCGGTGCCCTCTTCGGCATCGTCCAGGCGCTCCACCGGACCGGAACCCTCCGGATAATCAGTTCCGCGGACTACTACACTATCCTGACCGGGCACGGCGTCCTACTGGCGCTGGTGTTCACGACGTTCTTCATCGCTGGCCTCTTCGCCTGGGCAGTCAGCAACAGCCTCGAACGCGAGCTCCCCCAGCGGGTCTCGTGGTCGGCCTTCTGGCTGATGCTGTTCGGGACGGTGCTCGCGGCCGTCGCCATCATCGGCGGCCTCATCGGCGCGCCGTCCATCCTCGGACACGACCTGAAGGCCGACGTGCTGTTCACGTTCTACGCTCCGATGAAGGCCCACCCGGCGTTCTACGTGGGTGCGGCGCTCATCATCGTCGGCTCGTGGCTCGCGGGCTACGCCTACTTCAAGTCGCTGTGGAACTGGCGCTCGGAGAACCCCGACGAGCGCATCCCGCTGAAGACGTTCATGGTCGTGACCACGATGCTGATGTGGTACATCTCGACCATCGGCGTCGCCGTCGAGGTCGTCGCGCTGCTCATCCCGTGGTCGCTGGGCCTCATCAGTAGCGTCGACCCGCTGCTGACCCGGACGCTGTTCTGGTACTTCGGCCACCCGGTCGTCTACTTCTGGCTGATGCCGGCGTACCTCGTCTGGTACACCATCCTGCCGAAACTGGCCGGCGGCCGACTGTTCAGCGACCCGCTCGCCCGCGTCGTGTTCGTGCTGTTCCTGCTGCTGTCGACGCCGGTCGGCTTCCACCACCAGTACGTGGACCCCGGCATCCCCGAGGGCTTCAAGTTCATCGCCATGACGAACACGATGTTCCTGCTGTTGCCCTCGCTGTTGACCGCCTTCACCGTCGTCGCCTCGCTGGAACACGGGGCCCGCCAGAACGGCGGGAAGGGCTACTTCAGCTGGCTCCGGAACCTGCCGTGGGGCGAACCCGCGTTCGCCGGCTGTGCGCTGGCCGGCCTGATGTTCGCCGCCGGCGGGTTCTCCGGGATGATCAACGCCGGGATGAACATCAACTATCTCATCCACAACACGCTGTGGGTGCCCGGCCACTTCCACCTCACCGTCGGCACCGCGTTCGCGCTGACGGCGATGGCCATCAGCTACTGGCTCGTGCCACAGATTACGGGCAAGAAACTTCAGCGGCGCTCGCTGGCGGTCGTCCAGCCCTACGTCTGGTTCATCGGGATGGCGCTGATGTCCAACGCGATGCACCGCGCCGGGCTGGCCGGCATCCCTCGCCGGACCGCCGAGCCGATGTACAGCGAGTTCTCCTTCGAGGGCGTCGCCGGCACCGTCGGCGAGATGCGGCTACAGATCGCCATCGGCGGCACGCTGCTGTTCGTCGGCGCGGCGCTGTTCCTGGTCGTGATGGCCGAGACCTGGCTCGCCCACCGCGGCGGGCGCCTGCAGGTCAACAGCGTGTTCCCCGACCCGCTCTCCGGGCCGGAACACAGCCCGCGTATCCTGGACAACTACAAGCTGTGGACGGCCATCGCGCTCGTCCTCATCGTCATCGCGTACGGCCCGCCGCTGGCAGCGATGCTCGCGGACGGTATCGCCGTGCCCGGTAGCCCACCGATTCCGGTCTAA
- a CDS encoding cytochrome c oxidase subunit II, with product MQVHNFEKVWLGAAILLIVGFIATISYGTVGAGISMVDDSGGQISAEAVQNGNTGTAFDDPGVVQESEDNVVVYVVAQQFQFRPGSGDTPIRVPVDTRVTFKVTSADVVHGFAVTETNINTMVIPGQVAEVTAVFDETGTYGLVCHEYCGAAHHTMGGSVEVVPQDQYEPQEVSN from the coding sequence ATGCAGGTTCACAACTTCGAAAAAGTCTGGCTCGGTGCAGCGATACTACTCATCGTCGGCTTCATCGCCACCATCTCCTATGGCACCGTCGGTGCCGGTATCTCGATGGTCGACGATTCGGGCGGACAGATCAGTGCAGAGGCCGTCCAGAACGGGAACACGGGAACGGCCTTCGACGACCCCGGCGTGGTCCAGGAGAGCGAGGACAACGTCGTCGTCTACGTCGTCGCCCAGCAGTTCCAGTTCCGGCCGGGGAGCGGTGACACCCCCATCCGGGTTCCCGTAGACACGCGCGTCACGTTCAAGGTGACCAGCGCGGACGTCGTCCACGGCTTCGCCGTCACTGAGACGAACATCAACACGATGGTCATCCCCGGACAGGTCGCCGAGGTCACCGCCGTCTTCGACGAGACGGGGACCTACGGCCTGGTCTGTCACGAGTACTGCGGGGCCGCCCACCACACGATGGGTGGGTCCGTGGAAGTGGTCCCGCAGGACCAGTACGAGCCACAGGAGGTGAGCAACTGA
- a CDS encoding halocyanin domain-containing protein yields MSLRRRQFVQGAVGATALGASGLASAQEEPDYGGWFDDVSNYDGTVDRRGEDTVEITVGAEGNNGAFAFDPAAVMVSPGTEVVWRWNGEGGGHNVVSDGDGPLDSGSPVAEQGTTYSHTFESEGMFKYVCVPHETLGMKGAVVVRPGGSGGGSSQPQGPPASPDYGGFFDDVSNYDGTTVDQTGQDTVEISVGAEGNNGAFAFDPPAVRVSPGTEVVWTWTGEGGGHNVVSDGDGPLDSGSAVAEAGTTYSYTFEEMGIYEYVCVPHESLGMKGAVVVGGPLEGGSGGGETGGRGSIELSGPQWLLSGSIILAFFSPLLFAAVMRKRYRERPPQTVGEESLERATGPVPVEEAAETEPAVELAHDEYDPKGTAALVAFYFVLIALLWVFMYFVEFLGRVSVIG; encoded by the coding sequence ATGTCACTGAGGAGACGACAGTTCGTCCAGGGCGCGGTCGGCGCGACTGCCCTTGGCGCGTCAGGACTGGCATCGGCACAGGAAGAACCCGACTACGGCGGCTGGTTCGACGACGTCTCGAACTACGACGGCACCGTCGACAGGCGCGGGGAGGACACCGTCGAGATTACCGTCGGGGCGGAGGGGAACAACGGCGCGTTCGCCTTCGACCCCGCGGCCGTGATGGTCAGCCCCGGCACCGAAGTCGTCTGGCGGTGGAACGGCGAGGGCGGCGGCCACAACGTCGTCTCGGACGGCGACGGCCCGCTCGATTCGGGCTCGCCCGTCGCCGAACAGGGGACCACCTATTCACACACCTTCGAATCGGAGGGTATGTTCAAGTACGTCTGTGTCCCCCACGAGACGCTGGGGATGAAAGGCGCCGTCGTCGTCCGACCCGGTGGGTCGGGCGGTGGCAGCAGCCAACCCCAGGGCCCGCCGGCCAGCCCCGACTACGGCGGCTTCTTCGACGACGTCTCGAACTACGACGGGACGACCGTCGACCAGACCGGACAGGACACCGTCGAGATATCGGTGGGAGCAGAGGGGAACAACGGCGCGTTCGCCTTCGACCCGCCGGCGGTCAGAGTCTCGCCGGGCACCGAAGTCGTCTGGACGTGGACCGGCGAGGGCGGCGGCCACAACGTCGTCTCGGACGGCGACGGCCCGCTCGATTCGGGCTCGGCCGTCGCCGAGGCGGGGACCACCTACTCCTACACCTTCGAGGAGATGGGCATCTACGAGTACGTCTGTGTGCCCCACGAGAGCCTGGGGATGAAAGGCGCCGTCGTCGTCGGCGGCCCCCTCGAAGGCGGTAGCGGCGGCGGCGAGACCGGCGGGCGCGGGAGTATCGAGCTCTCCGGCCCCCAGTGGCTCCTCAGCGGGTCGATCATCCTGGCGTTCTTCTCGCCGCTGTTGTTCGCGGCGGTGATGCGCAAACGGTACCGCGAGCGTCCGCCCCAGACGGTCGGCGAGGAGAGCTTAGAACGGGCGACCGGACCGGTTCCGGTCGAAGAAGCGGCAGAGACCGAACCGGCAGTCGAACTGGCACACGACGAGTACGACCCGAAGGGAACGGCGGCGCTGGTCGCGTTCTACTTCGTGCTCATCGCCCTCCTGTGGGTGTTCATGTACTTCGTCGAGTTCCTCGGCCGCGTCTCGGTGATCGGGTGA
- a CDS encoding sulfite exporter TauE/SafE family protein — protein sequence MDLAAGALSAGETAGLLAFAGLGLVGSVHCLGMCGPLVTTYADRLDDGGPVSTHEIRQQALFNVGRTVSYTAVGALLGGLGTLVFDVAGLAQFGTAVRGVVGVLVGAFILTVGLGYMTRGSAVDVAASVPLVGTGFQRVSAALVAKIDAWVDGPGMVALGAMHGLLPCPLLYPAFLYAFATGSVATGALSLAALGLGTIPLVFAYGTAFGSLSPARRSSLHRVLGAVFVVLALVPLANGLAAFGVSIPKPPLPMPWM from the coding sequence ATGGACCTCGCGGCCGGCGCGTTGAGTGCGGGCGAGACGGCAGGGCTGCTCGCGTTCGCCGGCCTCGGCCTCGTCGGTAGCGTCCACTGTCTCGGGATGTGCGGACCGCTGGTGACGACGTACGCCGACAGGCTCGACGACGGCGGGCCGGTCTCGACACACGAGATTCGCCAACAAGCGCTGTTCAACGTCGGTCGAACCGTCAGCTACACCGCTGTCGGCGCGCTGCTCGGTGGCCTCGGCACCCTGGTGTTCGACGTCGCCGGCCTCGCGCAGTTCGGCACCGCGGTTCGTGGTGTCGTCGGCGTGCTCGTGGGCGCGTTCATCCTCACGGTCGGGCTCGGCTACATGACCCGCGGGAGCGCCGTGGACGTGGCCGCCTCGGTTCCCCTGGTCGGCACCGGCTTCCAGCGCGTCTCCGCGGCACTCGTCGCGAAGATAGACGCCTGGGTCGACGGCCCGGGGATGGTCGCGCTCGGGGCGATGCACGGGTTGTTGCCCTGTCCGCTGCTGTATCCCGCGTTCCTGTACGCCTTCGCGACGGGCTCGGTCGCGACCGGGGCCCTCTCACTCGCGGCGCTCGGCCTGGGGACTATCCCGCTCGTGTTCGCCTACGGGACGGCCTTCGGGTCGCTGTCGCCGGCCCGTCGGTCCTCGTTGCACCGCGTGCTGGGCGCCGTCTTCGTCGTGCTCGCACTCGTCCCGCTGGCCAACGGGCTGGCGGCCTTCGGTGTCTCGATTCCCAAACCGCCGCTGCCGATGCCCTGGATGTGA
- a CDS encoding heavy metal translocating P-type ATPase: MTDCTLCGLPVDAPVSDADVAGTFCCRGCLEVARTLDDPAAASVEDADTGTDPEDATGETAFLSVEGMHCATCETFLEARATDQDGVTGAAASYPTGTMKLTYDPEVIDAETLPGVVDGTGYDASHRHDAEDDEYELEGRLIVGGFFGMMTMLWYILFLYPAYLGVDPSLLLLDPTGAAGDYLLWNMAVMTAVVVGYTGWPLLRGAYVSLRAGRPNMDLLVAMAATTAFGYSVLAVLLGHTEVYFDVATVIVMAVSLGDYYQDRVRRSALERLTEFTTQRDDTARRRTADGTETVDIDALDAGDELVVQSGDRIPVDGVVVSGDGAADESLVTGESRTVRKTAGDEVLGGSLLAEGGVVVRVGPDAESTIDRLATLLWDVQSGRGGVQRLVDRIAAVFVPLVVLLAVVATGAHLLFGAAPTDALLTGLAVLVVSCPCALGLATPLATAAGIRRAFDAGVVVTGESVFETATDLDVVAFDKTGTLTTGEMELLERADSTVMRRAAAVEQFADHPLAAAVTDAVAVPDADVEAFETHPGRGVSATVDGERTVVGTADLLESLGIDIEEAFRDRYAAAREAGHVPALVAWDGRARGLVVAGDWPRPGWEDTVDALAPDHEVVVLTGDSPEAAAAFEAHPGVDEVFAGVPPEAKTEVVQRLQSRGTVAMVGDGSNDAPALGVADVGIAMASGTKLAADAADAVVTTGELSAVPEMLDVTTATRSRVRQNLAWAFGYNAVALPLALLGLLNPLFAALAMTASSLLVVGNSTRSLTDGSAESAAQGSTARPTRPVPESD; encoded by the coding sequence ATGACCGACTGTACGCTCTGTGGCCTGCCGGTCGACGCCCCGGTCAGCGACGCCGACGTCGCGGGAACCTTCTGCTGTCGGGGCTGTCTGGAAGTGGCCCGGACCCTCGACGACCCGGCAGCCGCGTCGGTCGAGGACGCCGACACGGGTACTGACCCCGAGGACGCGACCGGTGAGACGGCGTTCCTCTCGGTCGAGGGGATGCACTGTGCGACCTGCGAGACCTTCCTGGAAGCCCGCGCGACCGACCAGGATGGGGTCACGGGTGCGGCGGCGAGTTATCCGACGGGGACGATGAAACTCACCTACGACCCCGAGGTCATCGACGCCGAGACCCTCCCGGGCGTTGTCGACGGGACCGGGTACGACGCCAGCCATCGCCACGACGCCGAGGACGACGAGTACGAACTAGAAGGCCGCCTCATCGTCGGCGGCTTCTTCGGGATGATGACGATGCTGTGGTACATTCTCTTCCTCTACCCGGCGTACCTGGGCGTCGACCCGTCGCTCCTGCTGCTCGACCCGACCGGCGCGGCGGGTGACTACCTCCTGTGGAACATGGCCGTGATGACCGCTGTCGTCGTTGGCTACACCGGCTGGCCGCTGCTTCGGGGGGCGTACGTCAGCCTCCGTGCGGGCCGACCCAACATGGACCTGCTGGTCGCGATGGCTGCCACGACGGCCTTCGGGTACAGCGTGCTCGCAGTGCTGTTGGGCCACACCGAGGTGTACTTCGACGTGGCGACGGTCATCGTCATGGCCGTCTCGCTGGGCGACTACTATCAGGACCGCGTCCGCCGCAGCGCGCTCGAACGCCTGACCGAGTTCACGACCCAGCGGGACGATACGGCCCGCCGCCGGACGGCCGACGGGACGGAGACCGTCGACATCGATGCCCTCGACGCCGGCGACGAGCTGGTCGTCCAGAGCGGCGACCGGATTCCGGTCGACGGCGTCGTCGTCTCCGGTGACGGCGCGGCCGACGAGTCGCTGGTCACCGGGGAGTCTCGGACGGTGCGAAAGACGGCCGGCGACGAGGTGCTCGGCGGGTCGCTGCTCGCCGAGGGGGGCGTCGTCGTCCGGGTCGGCCCCGACGCCGAGAGCACTATCGACCGCCTCGCGACGCTGCTGTGGGACGTTCAGAGCGGCCGCGGCGGCGTCCAGCGGCTCGTCGACCGAATCGCCGCCGTGTTCGTCCCGCTGGTCGTCCTGCTGGCGGTCGTCGCCACGGGCGCACACCTGCTGTTCGGCGCGGCACCGACCGACGCGCTGCTGACCGGGCTCGCCGTCCTCGTGGTCTCCTGTCCCTGCGCGCTGGGGCTCGCGACGCCGCTCGCGACGGCCGCTGGCATCCGCCGGGCGTTCGACGCCGGCGTCGTCGTCACCGGCGAGTCAGTCTTCGAGACGGCTACCGACCTGGACGTCGTCGCCTTCGACAAGACGGGGACGCTGACGACGGGCGAGATGGAGCTGCTCGAACGGGCCGACTCGACGGTGATGCGCCGGGCCGCCGCGGTCGAGCAGTTCGCCGACCACCCGCTGGCCGCGGCCGTGACAGACGCCGTCGCCGTCCCCGACGCCGACGTCGAGGCGTTCGAGACCCATCCCGGCCGCGGCGTCAGCGCCACCGTCGACGGCGAGCGGACGGTCGTCGGGACCGCAGACCTGCTTGAGTCGCTCGGGATAGACATCGAGGAGGCCTTTCGGGACCGATACGCGGCTGCGCGCGAGGCGGGCCACGTGCCCGCGCTGGTCGCCTGGGACGGCCGTGCTCGCGGTCTGGTCGTCGCCGGCGACTGGCCGCGACCAGGTTGGGAGGACACGGTCGACGCGCTGGCCCCCGACCACGAGGTCGTCGTCCTCACCGGCGACAGTCCCGAGGCCGCAGCCGCGTTCGAAGCCCATCCGGGCGTCGACGAGGTGTTCGCCGGCGTCCCGCCGGAGGCCAAGACAGAAGTCGTCCAGCGCCTCCAGTCTCGCGGGACCGTCGCGATGGTCGGTGACGGGAGCAACGACGCGCCGGCGCTGGGCGTCGCCGACGTAGGTATCGCGATGGCCTCCGGGACAAAACTCGCGGCTGACGCCGCTGACGCCGTCGTCACTACCGGCGAGCTGTCCGCAGTCCCCGAAATGTTGGATGTAACCACGGCGACGCGCTCGCGGGTCCGCCAGAACCTCGCCTGGGCGTTCGGGTACAACGCCGTGGCGCTCCCGCTCGCACTGCTTGGCCTCCTGAACCCGCTCTTCGCCGCGCTGGCGATGACCGCGAGCAGTCTACTCGTCGTCGGGAACTCGACGCGCTCGCTGACCGACGGTTCGGCGGAGTCCGCGGCACAGGGCTCGACGGCACGTCCCACGCGACCGGTTCCGGAGAGCGACTGA